A stretch of Lathyrus oleraceus cultivar Zhongwan6 chromosome 6, CAAS_Psat_ZW6_1.0, whole genome shotgun sequence DNA encodes these proteins:
- the LOC127094960 gene encoding uncharacterized protein LOC127094960, with protein MALRVLSHFYDPTYHCFTFLDYQLAPNLEEFAYIMRIPIRDKIPFIGGEEIPKSHIIGASLHVPKVEVENGLIIKGGIFGFPIKYLVERASYYAHMGSNDVFEAILALIIYGILLFPSFKDFVDMDDIRVFMTCNPIPTLLGDIYYSIHFRTEKKGGWVCCCSPIMYKWLISHLRQSTLYNMDNLMWLKRLMGLTTWEIVWYNATYDIGKNLGYSMDDKHKPLLVTLVIIQEGEENVNLRRDVVKAWSHIFRKKKSELGPQNCVAKEAYTT; from the exons ATGGCTTTGAGGGTTCTTTCGCATTTTTATGATCCAACATATCATTGTTTCACTTTTCTCGATTATCAATTGGCCCCGAATCTCGAGGAATTCGCTTACATTATGAGGATTCCAATCCGTGATAAGATACCTTTTATTGGAGGAGAGGAGATACCAAAATCCCACATTATTGGGGCATCCCTACACGTTCCAAAGGTCGAGGTAGAAAATGGTCTCATCATCAAAGGAGGAATTTTCGGTTTCCCCATCAAGTATTTGGTGGAAAGAGCTTCATATTATGCCCACATGGGGAGTAATGATGTGTTTGAAGCAATCTTGGCCTTAATAATTTATGGGATTCTACTCTTCCCAAGCTTCAAAGACTTTGTCGATATGGATGATATTCGGGTTTTCATGACTTGTAATCCGATTCCTACTCTTCTAGGAGATATCTATTACTCCATCCATTTTAGGACCGAGAAGAAGGGTGGATGGGTATGTTGTTGTTCACCTATAATGTACAAGTGGCTTATTTCGCACTTGCGGCAGTCCACTCTATACAACATGGACAATCTCATGTGGTTAAAAAGGCTTATGGGTCTTACTACTTGGGAAATAGTATGGTACAATGCAACCTATGATATTGGGAAGAAT CTTGGCTATTCCATGGATGATAAGCATAAGCCTCTTTTGGTTACTCTTGTTATCATCCAAGAAGGTGAGGAGAATGTGAATCTTAGAAGGGATGTTGTGAAGGCTTGGTCTCATATTTTTCGCAAGAAAAAGTCTGAGTTAGGTCCTCAAAATTGTGTGGCAAAAGAGGCTTATACTACTTGA